A DNA window from Stenotrophomonas sp. 57 contains the following coding sequences:
- a CDS encoding bifunctional nicotinamide-nucleotide adenylyltransferase/Nudix hydroxylase translates to MLMEFDYLVFIGRFEPFHNGHAAVARLALSRTRKLIFLVGSADTPRSLRNPWTVAERAVMIQAALDGHTDRLLIRPLRDHLYNEAQWIANVQRQVAEALRNDGAAADAKVGLIGMDKDASSYYLREFPQWPLVDVQHTATLSATELRRYLFEAGDVDFHGALLMLRGNVPAPVYDMLEAFRKSAPAYGQLVAEYRFIEQYKAAWKDAPYAPTFVTTDAVVVHSGHVLLVRRRSEPGKGLWALPGGFVGQDQSLLDSCLRELREETRLKIPLPVLKGSLKSQQVFDHPDRSQRGRTITHGFHFEFPAGELPAVRGGDDADKARWIPVSEALEMGPQLFEDHLHILEYFLGRG, encoded by the coding sequence ATTCTCATGGAATTCGACTATCTCGTATTCATCGGGCGTTTCGAGCCCTTCCACAACGGCCACGCCGCCGTTGCCCGCCTGGCCCTGAGCCGGACCCGCAAGCTGATCTTCCTGGTCGGTTCTGCCGATACCCCCCGCAGTCTGCGCAATCCCTGGACCGTGGCCGAACGTGCCGTGATGATCCAGGCCGCCCTCGATGGCCACACCGACCGCCTGCTGATCCGCCCGCTGCGCGACCACCTCTACAACGAGGCCCAGTGGATCGCCAACGTGCAGCGCCAGGTGGCCGAGGCCCTGCGCAACGACGGCGCCGCCGCCGATGCCAAGGTCGGCCTGATCGGCATGGACAAGGACGCCTCCAGCTACTACCTGCGCGAATTCCCGCAGTGGCCGCTGGTGGACGTGCAGCACACCGCCACCCTGTCGGCCACCGAGCTACGGCGCTACCTGTTCGAAGCCGGCGACGTCGACTTCCACGGTGCGCTGCTGATGCTGCGTGGCAATGTGCCGGCACCGGTGTACGACATGCTTGAGGCCTTCCGGAAGAGCGCGCCCGCGTATGGCCAGCTGGTGGCCGAGTACCGCTTCATCGAACAGTACAAGGCCGCCTGGAAGGACGCGCCCTACGCGCCCACCTTCGTCACTACCGATGCGGTGGTGGTGCATTCGGGCCACGTGCTGCTGGTGCGTCGCCGCTCGGAGCCCGGCAAGGGGCTGTGGGCGCTGCCCGGTGGCTTCGTCGGCCAGGACCAGAGCCTGCTCGACAGCTGCCTGCGCGAACTGCGCGAAGAGACCCGGCTGAAGATTCCGCTGCCGGTGCTGAAGGGCTCACTGAAGAGCCAGCAGGTGTTCGACCACCCCGACCGCAGCCAGCGCGGCCGCACCATCACCCACGGTTTCCACTTCGAATTCCCGGCCGGTGAACTGCCGGCGGTGCGCGGCGGCGACGACGCCGACAAGGCGCGCTGGATTCCGGTGAGTGAAGCACTGGAGATGGGCCCGCAGCTGTTCGAAGACCACCTGCACATCCTGGAGTATTTCCTCGGCCGCGGCTGA
- a CDS encoding nicotinate phosphoribosyltransferase: MHYLDNLLLNTDSYKASHWLQYPPGTDATFFYVESRGGLHDRTVFFGLQAILKDALARPVTHADIDDAAAVFAAHGEPFNEAGWRDIVDRLGGHLPVRIRAVPEGSVVPTHQALMTIESTDPAAFWVPSYLETLLLRVWYPVTVATISWHARQTIAGFLQQTSDDPQGQLPFKLHDFGARGVSSLESAALGGAAHLVNFLGTDTVSALCLARAHYHAPMAGYSIPAAEHSTITSWGREREVDAYRNMLRQFGKPGAIVAVVSDSYDIYRAISEHWGTTLRDEVIASGATLVIRPDSGDPVEVVSESLRRLDEAFGHTINGKGYRVLNHVRLIQGDGINPDTICAILQRITDDGYAADNIAFGMGGALLQRLDRDTQKFALKCSAARVEGEWIDVYKDPVTDAGKTSKRGRMRLLRRLDDGSLHTVPLPASGDETLPSGFEDAMVTVWENGRLLHDQRLDDIRARAAAGR, from the coding sequence ATGCACTACCTCGATAATCTTCTCCTCAACACCGACAGCTACAAGGCCAGCCACTGGCTGCAGTACCCGCCGGGTACCGATGCCACCTTCTTCTATGTTGAATCGCGTGGCGGCCTGCACGACCGCACGGTGTTCTTCGGCCTGCAGGCGATCCTCAAGGACGCCCTGGCACGGCCGGTCACCCACGCCGACATCGACGACGCCGCTGCGGTATTCGCCGCCCATGGCGAACCCTTCAACGAGGCCGGCTGGCGCGATATCGTCGACCGTCTCGGCGGCCATCTGCCGGTCCGCATCCGCGCCGTGCCCGAGGGCAGCGTGGTGCCTACCCACCAGGCATTGATGACCATTGAATCGACCGATCCCGCCGCGTTCTGGGTCCCGTCGTATCTGGAAACGCTGCTGCTGCGCGTGTGGTACCCGGTCACCGTGGCCACCATCAGCTGGCATGCACGGCAGACCATCGCCGGCTTCCTGCAGCAGACCAGCGACGACCCGCAGGGCCAGCTGCCGTTCAAGCTGCATGACTTCGGTGCGCGCGGTGTCTCGAGCCTGGAATCGGCCGCGCTGGGCGGTGCCGCGCACCTGGTCAACTTCCTCGGCACCGATACGGTCTCGGCGCTGTGCCTGGCGCGCGCGCACTATCACGCGCCGATGGCGGGCTATTCGATTCCCGCCGCCGAGCACAGCACCATCACCAGCTGGGGCCGCGAGCGCGAGGTGGACGCCTACCGCAACATGCTGCGCCAGTTCGGCAAGCCCGGTGCGATCGTCGCGGTGGTGTCGGACAGCTATGACATCTACCGCGCGATCAGCGAGCACTGGGGCACGACGCTGCGTGATGAAGTGATCGCCTCGGGCGCCACCCTGGTCATCCGCCCCGACTCGGGCGACCCGGTGGAGGTGGTTTCCGAAAGCCTGCGCCGGCTGGACGAGGCCTTTGGCCACACGATCAACGGCAAGGGCTACCGCGTGCTCAACCACGTGCGGCTGATCCAGGGCGATGGCATCAACCCGGATACGATCTGCGCCATCCTGCAACGCATCACCGACGACGGCTACGCCGCCGACAACATAGCCTTCGGCATGGGTGGCGCGCTGCTGCAGCGGCTGGACCGCGATACGCAGAAGTTCGCACTGAAGTGCTCGGCAGCGCGGGTCGAGGGTGAGTGGATTGACGTCTACAAGGACCCGGTCACCGACGCCGGCAAGACCAGCAAGCGTGGCCGCATGCGCCTGCTGCGGCGCCTGGATGATGGCAGCCTGCATACGGTGCCACTGCCGGCCAGCGGTGACGAAACGCTGCCGTCGGGATTCGAGGATGCGATGGTGACCGTGTGGGAGAACGGCCGCCTGCTGCACGACCAGCGGCTGGACGACATCCGCGCGCGTGCGGCGGCGGGACGTTGA
- a CDS encoding short-chain fatty acyl-CoA regulator family protein gives MNYSAPQRQLGLRLLRLREQRGYSQVDLARALGLSASYLNQIERNKRPLTPAVQKKLGEVLGDVSALFDEDEPAALQESLGETLRDLGLADVSATELRALAGNLPQVSRALLDLHRRHLALREHAAALEFQLGEPGAGSILPAGDQVREFFNRMHNHIPELDELAERLFAEWGLSPGHVAPRLRQLLADRHGVLVEVAALQAGREKRQYDAAARRLWLPDYLEPGQQAFQMAAELALHGYLPQIDAVVARAGFTDDARIAQARIGLSNYFAGALVMPYMRFLRAAEASSYDIELLAHQFGVGFEAVCHRLSTLARRSAPGLPFFFIRVDRAGNVSKRHSATDFHFSQVGGSCPLWIVYEAFNQPGRILTQTARMPDGRRHFWLARQVSSGPVGHGQPRKTFAVALGCDLQHAERLVYSLGLDVQSPGNSVSIGPGCRVCPREDCMQRAFAQLPGR, from the coding sequence GTGAATTATTCAGCCCCCCAGCGACAACTTGGCCTGCGCCTGCTCCGGCTGCGCGAGCAGCGCGGCTACAGCCAGGTGGACCTGGCCCGCGCCTTGGGCCTGTCGGCTAGTTACCTGAACCAGATCGAGCGCAACAAGCGCCCACTCACCCCGGCCGTGCAGAAGAAGCTGGGCGAGGTACTGGGCGATGTTTCCGCCCTGTTCGACGAAGATGAGCCCGCTGCGTTGCAGGAGTCGCTGGGCGAGACCTTGCGCGACCTGGGTCTGGCCGATGTCAGTGCCACCGAGCTGCGGGCGCTGGCCGGCAATCTGCCGCAGGTCAGCCGCGCCCTGCTGGATCTGCACCGCCGCCACCTGGCGCTGCGTGAGCATGCCGCCGCCCTGGAGTTCCAGCTGGGTGAACCCGGCGCCGGCAGCATCCTGCCCGCCGGTGACCAGGTGCGTGAGTTCTTCAACCGCATGCACAACCACATCCCCGAGCTGGATGAGCTGGCCGAACGCCTGTTCGCCGAGTGGGGGCTGTCGCCCGGCCACGTGGCGCCGCGGCTGCGCCAGCTGCTGGCCGACCGCCACGGCGTACTGGTGGAAGTGGCCGCGCTGCAGGCCGGGCGCGAGAAACGCCAGTACGATGCCGCTGCACGGCGGCTGTGGCTGCCGGACTACCTGGAGCCGGGCCAGCAGGCATTCCAGATGGCCGCCGAACTGGCCCTGCACGGCTACCTGCCGCAGATCGATGCGGTGGTGGCACGTGCTGGCTTCACCGATGACGCACGCATCGCTCAGGCCCGCATCGGTCTGTCGAACTATTTCGCTGGTGCCCTGGTGATGCCGTACATGCGCTTCCTGCGTGCGGCCGAGGCCAGCAGCTACGACATCGAACTGCTGGCGCACCAGTTCGGCGTCGGCTTCGAGGCGGTCTGCCACCGGCTGAGCACGCTGGCACGGCGCAGCGCGCCCGGGCTGCCGTTCTTCTTCATCCGCGTGGACCGCGCGGGCAATGTGTCCAAGCGCCATTCGGCCACCGACTTCCACTTCTCGCAGGTGGGTGGCTCATGCCCGCTGTGGATCGTCTATGAGGCATTCAACCAGCCCGGACGCATCCTCACCCAGACTGCGCGCATGCCCGATGGCCGCCGCCATTTCTGGCTGGCACGGCAGGTCAGCAGCGGCCCGGTCGGGCATGGCCAGCCGCGCAAGACCTTCGCGGTGGCGCTGGGCTGCGACCTGCAGCATGCCGAGCGGCTGGTGTATTCGCTGGGGTTGGACGTGCAGAGCCCGGGCAATTCGGTGTCGATCGGGCCGGGCTGCCGGGTGTGCCCGCGCGAGGACTGCATGCAGCGCGCGTTCGCGCAGTTGCCGGGGAGGTAG
- a CDS encoding FAD-binding oxidoreductase translates to MTTRRAFIAGCAAATAATACTRRGTAVANDISQLEPTDVAAVRAVADTADLQAALQQHRGMVCVAGGRYSMGGQTSAAGALQLDLTPSHRLLWLDVARKAVRVQAGMRWRTLQEWLDPHNLSVKVMQSFSNFTVGGSVSVNCHGRYVGSGSIASTVRALQVVLRSGEVVETSRTQHPELFAAVIGGYGLIGVVSEVELDLAGNDRMARHMERVALADYPQWFRENVASRSDALMHNADLIPPRFDAPVTVTWRRSTAALTDTRRLIPVGASYAHEQNMIWAVTELPGGPQLRESSVVKQQIAKARVIHRNLEASLDVAALEPRTRAMSTYLLQEYFIPVRSFQAFATRMAAILQHHRVDALNVSIRHAPADTTALMTWANEEVFCFVLYHKQRRHPWGDTMSTRWTRALIDAAVESGGRYYLPYRPHATRDQFQRAYPQWNAFVERKRQYDPEMQLVNHLWQRYLAAP, encoded by the coding sequence ATGACCACCCGTCGCGCGTTCATCGCAGGCTGTGCCGCCGCCACTGCCGCCACTGCCTGTACCCGGCGCGGCACGGCCGTGGCCAACGACATCAGCCAGCTGGAGCCTACCGACGTGGCCGCGGTGCGGGCCGTTGCCGACACGGCCGACCTGCAGGCCGCCCTGCAGCAGCACCGGGGCATGGTCTGCGTGGCCGGCGGCCGCTACAGCATGGGCGGGCAGACCAGTGCGGCCGGCGCCCTGCAGCTGGACCTGACGCCGAGCCACCGCCTGCTGTGGCTGGACGTCGCGCGCAAGGCGGTGCGCGTGCAGGCCGGCATGCGCTGGCGCACGCTGCAGGAATGGCTGGACCCGCACAACCTGTCGGTGAAGGTGATGCAGAGCTTCAGCAATTTCACCGTCGGTGGTTCGGTGTCGGTGAACTGCCATGGCCGCTACGTCGGCAGCGGCAGCATCGCCTCCACCGTGCGTGCGCTGCAGGTGGTGCTGCGGTCCGGCGAGGTGGTCGAGACCTCGCGCACGCAGCACCCGGAGCTGTTCGCCGCCGTCATCGGTGGCTATGGCCTGATCGGCGTGGTCAGCGAAGTCGAGCTGGACCTGGCCGGCAACGACCGCATGGCGCGGCACATGGAGCGGGTGGCGCTGGCCGATTACCCGCAGTGGTTCCGCGAGAACGTGGCGTCGCGCAGCGATGCGTTGATGCACAACGCCGACCTCATTCCGCCGCGTTTCGATGCACCGGTGACCGTGACCTGGCGGCGCAGCACGGCAGCGCTGACCGACACCCGGCGCCTGATACCGGTGGGTGCGAGCTATGCCCACGAGCAGAACATGATCTGGGCCGTCACCGAACTGCCCGGCGGCCCGCAGCTGCGCGAGAGCTCAGTGGTGAAGCAGCAGATTGCCAAAGCGCGCGTGATCCATCGCAACCTGGAAGCGAGCCTGGACGTGGCCGCGCTGGAACCACGCACGCGCGCGATGTCGACCTACCTGCTGCAGGAATACTTCATCCCCGTGCGCAGCTTCCAGGCCTTCGCCACGCGCATGGCCGCGATCCTGCAGCACCATCGCGTGGATGCATTGAACGTATCGATCCGCCACGCGCCGGCGGATACGACCGCCTTGATGACGTGGGCAAACGAAGAAGTGTTCTGCTTCGTGCTGTACCACAAGCAGCGCCGTCACCCGTGGGGCGACACGATGTCCACGCGCTGGACCCGCGCATTGATCGACGCCGCAGTGGAAAGCGGCGGGCGGTACTACCTGCCCTACCGCCCGCACGCCACACGCGACCAGTTCCAGCGCGCGTACCCGCAGTGGAATGCGTTCGTTGAACGAAAGCGCCAGTACGACCCGGAGATGCAGCTGGTGAACCACCTCTGGCAGCGCTACCTCGCAGCGCCCTAG
- a CDS encoding patatin-like phospholipase family protein, whose translation MKGGITSGIVYPNAVLALAREYRFKSIGGTSAGAIAAAVAAAAACGDRRQQAGEHLPGDAGYGGLSAVSAQLSRRGFIYSLFQPARGARAAYRLLVVLTGNASLPHKLLCLAVAVFEIAPLEVLVSLALLLGLGWWGGGWSGVAATLLPSLLCAYGAGVAGAALRVARVARRNLLGLCSGLGRDARTPALTEWLHECLQQLSGKPLDAPLTFADLHDAPRYAGEPDSPHAISLQMITTCVSHNEPRTLPLGGAQFWFLREEFEQLFPASVVQWLVTQAGPPLEVEGRQYYHLPPGPQLPVLVATRMSLSFPLLISAVPLHEPSRRERRCEPTAPAADPEHNVADSMEGLTSAGQTCGPVITAFRICWFSDGGISSNFPIHLFDAALPRWPTFAINLVYPQHAEAVSQGSGGRQSLEHAVFLPTENRHGWQRTYQSIATPLAAAELGRFLFAVVATMQNWRDLLQARAPGYRDRIVHVSLQGDEGGMNLDMPQEVLTRIADKGSLAGARFCSFSFENHYWIRWRNLASAYQRYTLEVSRTDDPAQQVLAYRAAYSMVARGEPSPPSYKLGSEDKRLASQQLWGLMVEQGRSWEDLGPDLTDGAPRPLPQMKVTPIY comes from the coding sequence ATGAAAGGCGGCATCACCAGCGGCATCGTGTACCCCAATGCGGTACTGGCGCTGGCGCGCGAGTATCGGTTCAAGAGCATCGGCGGCACTTCGGCCGGCGCCATCGCTGCGGCGGTGGCGGCTGCGGCAGCGTGTGGTGATCGCCGCCAGCAGGCCGGCGAACATCTGCCTGGCGATGCCGGCTATGGTGGGTTGTCGGCGGTATCGGCGCAGCTGTCGCGGCGCGGCTTCATCTACAGCCTGTTCCAGCCCGCACGCGGCGCACGCGCGGCCTATCGGCTGCTGGTGGTGCTGACCGGCAATGCCAGCCTGCCGCACAAATTGCTGTGCCTGGCCGTTGCCGTGTTCGAGATCGCGCCGCTGGAAGTGCTGGTGTCGCTGGCGCTGCTGCTGGGCCTCGGCTGGTGGGGCGGTGGTTGGAGCGGCGTGGCCGCCACGCTGCTGCCGTCGCTGCTGTGTGCGTATGGTGCGGGTGTGGCCGGTGCCGCGCTGCGTGTGGCACGCGTGGCGAGACGCAATCTGCTGGGCCTGTGCAGTGGACTCGGCCGCGATGCACGCACGCCGGCACTGACCGAGTGGCTGCACGAATGCCTGCAGCAATTGTCCGGCAAGCCGCTGGATGCACCGCTCACTTTCGCCGACCTGCACGACGCGCCGCGCTATGCCGGCGAGCCGGACAGCCCGCATGCGATCAGCCTGCAGATGATCACCACCTGCGTGTCGCACAACGAGCCGCGTACGCTGCCGCTGGGCGGCGCGCAGTTCTGGTTCCTGCGCGAGGAATTCGAGCAGCTGTTCCCGGCCAGCGTGGTGCAGTGGCTGGTGACACAGGCCGGGCCGCCGCTGGAGGTGGAAGGGCGGCAGTACTACCACCTGCCGCCGGGCCCGCAGCTGCCGGTGCTGGTGGCCACACGCATGAGCCTGAGCTTCCCGCTGCTGATCAGCGCGGTGCCACTGCACGAGCCCTCGCGCCGCGAGCGCCGCTGCGAACCCACCGCACCTGCGGCCGACCCCGAGCACAACGTGGCCGACAGCATGGAAGGGCTGACCAGCGCCGGGCAGACCTGCGGCCCGGTAATCACCGCGTTCCGCATCTGCTGGTTCTCCGATGGAGGCATCAGCAGCAACTTCCCTATTCATCTGTTCGACGCCGCCCTGCCACGCTGGCCGACCTTCGCCATCAATCTGGTCTACCCGCAGCACGCCGAAGCGGTGAGCCAAGGCAGCGGTGGCCGCCAGTCGCTGGAACACGCGGTGTTCCTGCCCACGGAGAACCGCCACGGCTGGCAGCGCACCTACCAGTCGATCGCCACACCGCTGGCAGCCGCCGAGCTGGGGCGCTTCCTGTTCGCGGTGGTGGCGACCATGCAGAACTGGCGCGATCTGCTGCAGGCACGCGCGCCGGGCTACCGCGACCGCATCGTGCACGTCAGCCTGCAGGGCGACGAAGGTGGCATGAACCTGGACATGCCACAGGAGGTGCTCACCCGCATCGCTGACAAGGGCAGCCTGGCTGGTGCGCGCTTCTGTTCGTTCTCGTTCGAGAACCACTACTGGATCCGCTGGCGCAACCTGGCGTCGGCCTATCAGCGTTACACGCTGGAGGTATCGCGCACCGATGACCCGGCGCAGCAGGTGCTGGCCTATCGTGCGGCGTACTCGATGGTTGCCCGCGGTGAACCGTCTCCGCCCTCGTACAAGCTGGGCTCGGAAGACAAGCGGCTGGCCTCGCAGCAGCTATGGGGCTTGATGGTCGAACAGGGTCGCAGCTGGGAGGACCTCGGCCCCGACCTCACCGACGGCGCACCGCGCCCGCTGCCGCAGATGAAGGTCACGCCGATCTACTGA